TGTCTCACAGAGCGTGTCGGTGTATTTCACAGCATTTGTGATAGAGGCATCTTTTCTAAAAGTTTGGTGGCCGTTAAAACGGCCGTTTGTTTGTTGTCAGTGCTGCAAGCACACAGGAGTGGCAGTTTAACCGCCGAATCCGTAGAGGGTACGTCCCTGTCTCTTCAGAGCGTAGACAACGTCCATGGCTGTGACGGTCTTTCTCTTGGCATGCTCTGTGTATGTGACTGCATCACGGATGACGTTCTCGAGGAAGACTTTCAAGACACCACGGGTTTCCTCGTAGATGAGTCCAGAGATACGTTTAACTCCACCTCTACGTGCAAGACGACGGATGGCAGGCTTGGTGATACCCTGGATGTTGTCTCGAAGAACTTTCCTGTGACGCTTGGCGCCCCCCTTTCCAAGTCCTTTTCCTCCTTTACCACGACCAGACATGTTTACGTTCAGTGAAGATGTACTGAGATGAACCTTGTTTCGCGATACCAAATTATATATAGCTTCAATTTACGACCCGTGAGAAGGCACCATACCTTGAAAAGTTCGGCAGTACAAACTAGGCGATTAGTAAAGTCAACGCTGATTGGCTAAGGTATAAACCCGCCTCGGGCCTTATCTGTTTGACATGGAATCCACATACACACATCTTACATATTTACTGTGTCGGTTTTCTTATCATAGTTTATActtaatttatatcattaacTGTTacgaaatattaaatatatatacatgtttatataagtGTACTGCACACCTGTACAATTCATCGAAAAGAATTAAATTGGTAATAAATGAATGTGcagtgtgtaaaaaaaaaaaaaaaccaaaacaaaacaaaacaaaacaaaaaaaagacaaaaagaaaaaaaacctgatcaACAGGATGTATCAAATGGAATGAGGCAAAAGATATGGTCAGAGCCAGTAGCTAAAATCTAAGAGACATTAACTGATTtcacaaaattaatgtaatttattCAAAAGACACAATATGATTCCTGTATTCCTTCTCCATAAAGGAACATACTcctattttaataataattagcAGATTGACCTTTAGGAACATCATGACTATGTTATAAATCCATAATATAAGAATGATAatggtatttacatttttgttataattaaagatatcttcttatttcttttttttaatgtacacatTTGTGTTAGTTTGAGTTTTGCTCGCAGTGGGACAGTTACCATTTATAGCAATAGTTTTGACAGTTTGTGATATATCAATTCACTGTTTCTCATGTTGTCCATTTGTTAAGAAAGTTTCCACTGAAATATACTTGTATtgctgtatttattttattcatgggATATATGTGTGCGTGTGTTTATGCGAGCCatcttacatatatttattatagaTGAATGCACGCTTATTCAATAATTAGAGTATCAATTGTATGTAATGTGAAGGCATCTTTTCTAAAGGTTTTGGTGGCCGTGAAAACGGCCGTTTTGAGTTTGTCAAGAGACAAAAGAGAATCTAAGCTCTCTCGCCACGGATACGTCTGGCAAGCTGGATATCTTTGGGCATGATGGTGACTCTCTTGGCGTGGATAGCGCACAAGTTGGTGTCCTCAAAGAGTCCGACAAGGTAGGCTTCGCTGGCTTCCTGGAGAGCCATGACGGCTGAACTCTGGAAACGCAGGTCGGTCTTGAAGTCCTGAGCAATCTCACGGACCAGACGCTGGAATGGCAGTTTCCTGATCAGCAGCTCTGTGCTTTTCTGGTATCTCCTGATCTCACGAAGAGCGACGGTTCCTGGCCTGTATCTGTGGGGTTTCTTGACGCCACCAGTTGCCTGAGCGCTCTTACGGGCTGCCTTGGTGGCCAGTTGTTTACGTGGAGCTTTACCTCCAGTAGATTTTCTTGCGGTCTGCTTGGTACGTGCCATCTTCGACGAGTGTCAAATGAATGAATGAGCCAGACGGTCCTCTGTATACACTTTATACCGAGTCGACGATTAACTGTCTGCTCTCCGATATCACAGCACCCCCACTAACGACAATCGCCATTGGTGATCTTGACCGAGAGAGGTGGTCAGCGATTAGTCGATAATAACCCGTTCCGATTGGCCAGGTGAAAAAATCATTTCGATCCGGCTTTTGCACAGAATTTGTGTACTCCGAAAAATATCGTCCGTGTACTTAGTGGAacaaaacttttattccaattatAACTAAAACTTATTTGATTTACATAAAGTATTAAACACCATCTATATTCTACAGGATGTAattgatactttaaaaaaagctaCAACCCATTAGAATATTGCACAACTTACATTCACTCAATATTTTAACCTATTGATTCTCTGGCATTAAAATGGGAATAGTATATGCTGAATGATCATCTGATATCTCAATTCAATTACAATAAACCCAGCatcataaccccccccccccccaataaataaataagtaaataaagatATAGATTTATCAGAGAGAAACATAAAAGATCTATAGTTCAGAAGATCTACGCCATAtgcatttatatgttttatcattcatGATTTAGCTAAGTAACAAAAGAACTTACTTTTATAGTTTGATTTGCACAGAAATATCCGGGCATGTAAGTCCAAAACACTAGTTGTAATTGTAAATACAGACACAATGAGAGCCACTTGATTCTGGAAAGAGAGGGGTAAAAAATCTCAGGAAGACTGTATGTTTCAAAGTTCATCATGCAAACTATAAGgtgtagatttcagttttttGCTATTCTGTTCAGTGTCAAAGATAGAAGAAAGAATAATGTAACCAGAGTAgaatcataataaaataatgttaaaaaaaatgcatgtttgttctctctctctctctcgctctctctctctctccgtatGTTTCCTTTCAATCAGAATTCAACATCACTAATCTTATGATAATGTGTATCAACCCACTTTCTAGTTAGTCTACAACATATATGAATGATGTACATTATTTGTTGTACTCATATCGCTTAGCCTTATAAATGTTGGATTTGAATaatgtaaatgcatgtattttttttttgtgtattcaCTAAACAGACCTCAATCAATATCATGCAGTTAGTTGCAggagcaaaataaaaaacaaaaaacacattcATAGCTATGTTTGGTGTTTGTTATTTCTCTCATCTCACCCCCCACccataatttttctttcaaatcttCATTACTACTCCTGTAAATTTTACTACTCGAGTATTCATACTCTGGTCTGTAGCCGTGAACATTATGAAAAAAGCATGCACCTTGCATTACAAACCCTTGCCATGTTACTCAtttacaatttgtttatatCTCCTTTTTAATATCTTATTTGTGAGTTTGTGTTgttaatgccccccccccccccttctgaaCCATACCATAGTCAGATATGAATTAATAATATGTAATAACACATTATCACAGAAAAACTAGAAGGGGCTTAATGTACCTGTATAAAGTGTATATGAATTCATTGTACTTGCATGTTTCTTTGCAACTTGCATTTGTAATTAAGGcatcttttcgaaaaatatTGGTAGCCCTGAAAAGGGCTTTTGTTGAAGGTTTGCAATCTGCAATGATGCTATGATTGCTTATTTTTTAGCTGCTGTCTTCTTGGGAGTCTTGGCTTTCTTTGGCTTGGCTGCTGCTGCTGCTTTTTTCGGAGTCTTGGCCTTCTTTGGCTTGGCTGCTGCCTTCTTAGGGGATTTGGCTGCCGTCTTCTTCTTGGGTGTCTTAACTTTCTTAGGTCCAGCTGCTTTCTTGGGggacttcttcttcttctcagCAGTCTTTTTCTCCCCTGCCGCCTTCCTAGGCTTAACAGCTGTGGCCTTCTTTGGTTTGGCTGCCTTGGGTTTGGTGACTTTCTTCGCCTTTGGTTTTTTCTCTGTCTTTGGCTTGTCTCCTAACTTGAAAGAGCCAGTGGCGCCTGTTCCTTTGGCTTGTTTCAGAGCGCCTTTCTTCACTCCGTTCTTGAGTGCCATTTTAAGGTGGACATTAATGGGGTTGACGTCGTTTCCCACTTTAAAGTTGGCCATTATGTACTTCAGAATGGCCTGTCTGGAAGATCCACCACGCTCTTTCAGAGATTCCAAGGCGGCCCTGATCATGTCAACGTACTTGGGGTGTGCTGCAGGTACCTTAGGCTTAGTAACCTTCTTCTTGACTGGGGTTGTGGTTGCTGTGTCTGCCATGGCTTCGGACGAAACGAAAACGCTGTACAATTCACTGCGAACTAATACGAGGAAATAGTGAAGTCTCACGCTCTCGCTGCTTTTGTTTACAGCGGGCGCGGACGTCCTCGAAAACATCCCTTAAAATCGAAGCGCATATGCATAGTAGAATTGATGTGTGTTTTGATGCCGATGTTTACATCCTTGCTGCGCCGTTTAATGAGTACCGATTGcagctattttatgaaaatcacaTTGTGTGGATATATCCCTACCATATCATCTGCATATTTTACGTAAATTCTCCGCTAAAGGAACTCAAATGAAAGGAAAACGTAGGACAGAGTAGCAAATTCCAACTCCAAATGCCGATAAAGTCACGCAATgtctttaaaattgataattattcacagaaaattacttttttttaacgtCCAACATACAGACATAAGTGTATTGTATATCGTCTATTGTGTAGAAGGCCCATACATATCTTCTTTTAAGTGAAATTCACACCAGGTCCATACACCCAGAAACACACGATACACAGAACAAGAGCAAGAgagaattataaatttttaaagttgtcagaaagaaaaacaaataaataaaataaaataagaaagaaaaagtcgtcactttaataataatatcaaaatattcagtGGCAAAAGTCAtaggattttttgaaaaataaagaaaattgaattacaTTATCTACTTTACGCGAAGTGCGATGTACAGTATAGTACGTGCAAGAAAACGGCGTTATGTTAACAAATGCACATACAGTCAAAAAGCATATCAACATAAATATAGATATACTAAGGTAGTAGTTGATCATGAATTGGGAAAAAAAACGGGTGATGAATGACGTGAATAAATAATTAGTTCATTTGTGCAATCATGATAACATTGCCAAAACTGCAGTTTTCACGTGTGCACATCTTACTTAGACCTTAATTTGTAATGCGCAGACCATGCATACGTAGGTGAATGTACATTCACCGTTTGGATATCAATTCAaatagaaaaagaataataataataataataaaataacgcACAAATGATCTCCCCCATGAAACACTGTATAAAATCAGAATCGGATGTCGCAATTGTTCAAGTACATATCATTCTAACATTATGCATGCATTTATATCACTAGTTTAACCAATGTCAAACATGATCgagatttgagctcaaattttaattttttcacacACTAATGTATTTTTGAGGGGTAGctgatataaattaaatttgtgtTTAGCATTTGAGAGCGTTGGAACAACATCAAATTGGATATTAATtgaacatgaatagaaattcatgtaataGGTTGACGGTGTGTGGCAATGCATTCAATAAACGTGTAATGGGTATCTGCATTGTATATGTGTGCTTAATTACATGCTATAGagacatcttttcgaaaaatatgGGTGGCCGTGAAAACGGCCGTTTGGTACAGACAAGTCAAGTCGACAGGGCTGACTTTTTACTTGGCGGCTGGCTTCTGGGTCTTCTTGGGGAGGAGCACGGCCTGGATGTTGGGCAAAACACCACCCTGTGCGATGGTCACACCGGACAGAAGTTTGTTCAACTCCTC
The nucleotide sequence above comes from Magallana gigas chromosome 2, xbMagGiga1.1, whole genome shotgun sequence. Encoded proteins:
- the LOC136272798 gene encoding histone H3-like: MARTKQTARKSTGGKAPRKQLATKAARKSAQATGGVKKPHRYRPGTVALREIRRYQKSTELLIRKLPFQRLVREIAQDFKTDLRFQSSAVMALQEASEAYLVGLFEDTNLCAIHAKRVTIMPKDIQLARRIRGERA
- the LOC136272796 gene encoding histone H1-delta-like, whose amino-acid sequence is MFSRTSAPAVNKSSESVRLHYFLVLVRSELYSVFVSSEAMADTATTTPVKKKVTKPKVPAAHPKYVDMIRAALESLKERGGSSRQAILKYIMANFKVGNDVNPINVHLKMALKNGVKKGALKQAKGTGATGSFKLGDKPKTEKKPKAKKVTKPKAAKPKKATAVKPRKAAGEKKTAEKKKKSPKKAAGPKKVKTPKKKTAAKSPKKAAAKPKKAKTPKKAAAAAKPKKAKTPKKTAAKK
- the LOC136272794 gene encoding histone H4; the protein is MSGRGKGGKGLGKGGAKRHRKVLRDNIQGITKPAIRRLARRGGVKRISGLIYEETRGVLKVFLENVIRDAVTYTEHAKRKTVTAMDVVYALKRQGRTLYGFGG